GACCCTGGTACTGCTCCAGCATAGTAATACATCAGTTAAAATGTCTTACCCTGCTGGGCCCAGTgtcacatacttgtaatcctagattcctgggaggctggggcaggaggatcacaagttcaagaacaTCTGAGCAACTtacagagagcctgtctcaaatagAGGGcgagggatgtagctcagtggtgaaacATTTACATGAGTGAGGCCCTAGGCTCAGTCCTCAGTACTAAAATAAATGTCCAATCCTGAACTAAATTGGGCACAGATATAGAATACCTAATATGGGATTATAGAGACTGTGACCTCTTCTAATTTAAAGTTTATACTTGTGTGGGTAACATTTAAACTTtcactgtcttatttatttatttatttatttttgtactcagtgaacacaatcaagttggtaccattgttagtctcctctcTGTCCTCACCCCTCACTGGGACcccccttgttggggtatatgggttgtgcattgtggggttagacttcagtttggggtaggagtaaatgtctctgcatgttatgacccaatgtgtggttctgacattctttctgccccctcttccacaaatttccctaagccatgttgggttcattttaggtctgcttcagtgttgagatcttgggagcctctgtgtctctggatatctggtttggtaggggttgattgttctctgtgtctatctccttcaccattgtgctggtttcCGCACtgacttatattaaaaaaaaaatatatatatatatatatatatatatattatttttatttatttacttgagagtgagagagcaagagagcgagtgagagagagagtgagagagagagagagagagaaggggagcaccagggtctccagccactgcaaatgaactccaaatgtgtgcacccatttgtgcatctggctaacatgggtcctggggaatcaagcttcgaactgcagtccttatgcttcacaggcaagcgcttaaccactaagcaatctctccagcccctgcattgacttatttttaaaagatgctccAGAACACCAGCAATGTATTCTTGGCTGagatcaattaaaaatatttcaggtaTTTTCTACACATGCAACCGTCATATTCTATCTCAACCATCCTACCCCATCCTACATTTGCAAAGTTGGTTTTTTAAGAATCTAAATGTAGGACTCTACTTtccttgttcattttgtttttctgattttaattCAGCATTGTGACTTACTCAAGATCTCTTGAGTCATGTGGAAACTTGAGCTACCCTTCTTCCTGCTCTGAACTGTGCAGCACCTAGACCTTTTGAAATAATATTTGATTTGTCATCACACAGTCCTGACAAGTAATGGGGTTGGATGTGATGGGATCAAGGGCAGGGCTCCAGATCATATTACTATACCTTATTTAAGGGAGATATTTGATGATTTAATGGATatccttttcatttctatttcattcatcTAGAACTCTAAAAACTATGTTATTACTTGTACCATATAACTCCATTTTTCTACACAGAAAACTCAAGTGTCCCACTGAACTGGGAATACTCACTGCCAGAGTGGTCCATAGATCCTCTCCATTTAGTGAACATCTGACTGTCCATCCTGAGCACCTATTATATAGTTTTACTGATTCATTTTGGAATTTTGCTTAAAATTTGACATTCAAATCATCTAAAGATAAGTTCTAGAATATGTTCCTTCCTCTGATTTGAAAAGCAGGACATCTTCTGTTCAGTTTCAGTTTTGTGGAGCTGTAAACTTTGAGACTTACTGAAGAGTATCAAGAGAGTTTCTACATAAAACTAGAGGCACTTTCTCCACCATGGCTATCACTTACCTCAAGCCTGACTGCTAATATTCTTACTCAGTTTTTTCATATCTTCTATAATATGTATTTTGCCCTTTCTAATTCAAGGCTCTTTTCTCTCATGTTCAAAATTCTAAGAAATATTGGCAGGTATTGCTTCCATGTTAGAGATGGAAAACTTTTACAAAGAAAGGTAAAATGACTGGATAGGGCACTGGAGCCTCCTCAATCTGGAACTTCCCTTGACATCCTTACGCTGATCTAAGACTCTGATAAAATGATGAAGATAAGAAAAGATaatatttattctttcctttgtcAAAATAAGAATAGTTtatgagggttggggagattgctcagtggttaaagtcacttgcttgcaaagtctactgacccaggttaaattccctaatattcacataaagccaaatgcacaaagcggtgtatgtatctggagctcatatgcAATGGTAAGAGgacctattgcacccattcataccccctcctctctttctctctctgtctgtctcactctctctgctttcaaatataaaaaagtaatagTTTATTGAAACTATCTCATTTTTAATTACCAAAAACCCTATGAGGTAAGTATTAACATTTCTGATATAGATATAAATTCATGAAAAATATAGTTAAAGATGAGTGAAACATCATAACTTAACCTACTattctactatttttttaaaatttaacctgACTAATCCAATCACATGCCTGCTTAAGACAGTGGCTCCTCTTATGAGTTTCAGTATGTAACTTACTTTGCCACAACAGCATTTATGTGAGTCCTCACAAGCCCCAGATATTGATCAATTTGAGCCTACAAGGAGAAAAAAATTCATGAGCACATACAAAGATTATGAGGTCAAAACTTCACCTGCATGTCTGATGATCATGTACAACTCACCTGGTGCTTAACATACACTACAGGTAGAGTGAACATCGAGACCACAGCTgggataaaaacaaaaaggtacaCTGTTAGAACTCTGACAGTAATCAGTAGGAGCAAGCTTACAAGCACATTTCACATAGTTATCATACTGCAGCATTATTTGGAAAAGCTAGCATTCTAGATAAAAGATGATAGGCAGTTCATAAGGCAAACCAATGATGTTATATCACTATTCCTAGAATGAGCATATGCTGTGACCTTCCCAGATAGAAATTAACCTCTATaattgccattgcaaacagataCAAAATAAAGACACATTAATGATTTATGGTCAATAAAAAAACCTTCATACTTTAAAATTCATACTTAATGTTCTATACCCTTTAATTGGAACATGAAAGTATGGGAAATGCTCTGCATGCAAGGATATCAGATGCTCATACATACAATCTATGGAAACAACCCCACGGCTAAGAGCCTAGGTAGCACTGCGTTTGCAGAGTGTGTGAAGGAGCATGATGCCCTGCCATCTGTTCCTTACCCATGAGCAGCAGGGTCAGGCCATTGAAGAGAGCGCCAACATATGTCAGAAGCCACATCAGGACTGCAAACTGAAGAATAAAAGGATTGTCAGAGTGCCTGTTACTGTTCTGGCAGGTAAGGGTCTCAGGTCACTGGCTTTTCTAGGTTAGAACTCCGTTGTTTTGgtgacattttaatattttataattagatATTTTTATGATTAGAATTAGaagtaatagaaaataaatttctttccaATGAAAGAGTAGCAAGGTGTCTAAAGCCTACCATGGAGTCATGGAAAGAGGATTGTTTCTAGGTTTTCTTGGAACCCTTTGGACAATGTTGGTATAAGATTTAAGGGATTCATTGAAATAATAGCCTAAGCCAGGGGGTTGTCAAATAATGGCTCCTGACCTACTGGTCAGGATGGACTCAAGGGTTAAGAATagctttaagggctggaaagattgcttagtggttagggcacttgcctgcgaagcataaggacctaggtttgatttcccagtacccacataagccagatgcacatggtggcacattcatttccagtggctggaggtcctggagcacccatattctatctctctctttctctccctctctctcaagtaaataaataaaaataaaatattttttaaaaagaatagttttcaaatttttaatgatcaaataagtcaataaaatattttgtgatatatgaaataatatcaaatgtttgtcaataaagttttattggcatgCAGTCGTAGTCTTTCATTGATGCCTTCTTACTATTCTTTTTTATGCTTCTGTTGAAATCATCTCAGTGGAATTCATTTCCTGTTACCTGTAATTCTAATCTAAAAaattataattagaaaaaaattgaaatgctaAGTAGAAAATTTGGGTTCTAACCTAGAAAAGTCAGTATTATGAGACCCTTATCTGTTGTTGCTTTTGTGCTATAATGGCAAAACCAGGTAGAAACAGTGTGGCCTGAAGCCTCAGATATTTACGATCTGGAGTCTATAGATGAAGTTTGTCAGCCTCTTCTCTAGCCCACAATGTTTACCCTACAAATACAATCACAATAAACAATTACAGTCACCTGGCCAAGGCTATAGGTGGGTGCACAGTGGGTCCTGGTTCCAGGCAGGCACCTTTAAGGTAAAGCTCGCCTTGCTGCTCCCTCTATACCTTCTTGCCATGTAGCCATTGGCACAAGACTCCAGCTAGGGTGCACACAAAGGGCTCCTGGAGAGGAGAAGGCTCCCAACCACCTTTCCCACCAGCCTCCACCCTGCTCGAGGGCTGGATGTGAACTACCGTCTACATGGTGGCCCAAGCAGCCTGTTCAAAGACACCCAGCAGATTCAGTGACAGTATCAAGAGCAACGTTTTGGCGTCCTAGATCCAAGCTGTGCACTAGCATGGGCACGTGGCTGCCCTTTAATTGGCTCAGCCTCAGGATATTTGGCAGGCCATTATCAGCAGAGTCAAGAGTTTCTTTCGATGAAGAAGTATGTACCATTTTCACACCCCTAAACTTTATAGGAGAATGGCTGAGAATTTGAAAGTGACTGAAGGATAGACATCCCGACATGCTGCAAAACGTGCTTCTGGACTTGATCCTAGTTTTGCCATTAGTTACTGGGTAACCCTGGATAAGTAAATCTCTCTGAGACACAGTTTCATCGTCTGTGATAATCTCTCTTTAGGGAAAGCAGGCAAGCTGAGAGCGAGGGCGTAAACCACCGTACTTTCAAGGAATCCACCAGGTCCTGGACCAGGAAGAGCCTCCGGAGCTCCTTCAGCGTGCTGTTCACGTAGAGCTGAAGGCAGTCTGTGTACTTCTGGATCTGCTCCTGGGACAGAGTGATCTCAAGCTCCAGGTAGGCCCTGCCAACAAACCACCCAAGAGAATGCCATCAGAGGGCTGGCTGCACACAGGTTTCTGCACCCCAGGGCCAGGCAAGAGCTCCTCACACTGGGGGGATGGTGACCGGGTCATCTCCAGGGGTTACAATGGCATGCCGCAGAGCTCCACACAGGCCTGCTTCCATGCGCTGCGACTGCAGGAGCCACGGATCTCAGGCGACATTGTGACTTTGTTCACCAGAGACAGCATCACAGGGTAGGAACTCAGAGAAAtcacccagattccattccccactacccacagaaGACAGATGCCCAGAGTggtgtgcatacatctggagtttgtttgcagcagctagaggccctggcatgcccattctcgctctccctatctgcttctctctgtccccttctctctcaatcaaataacaaaataaataaaaatgtgttttataaaaAGACCCAGAGTTCTTTCACCCTCTTTGTGCCTTGTGAGGGTGGGCATACCAAAGGATAGCAGTCTGAAACCAACAGCAAAGGCACTCTCACAGCCTCCCCAACAgtgagaatacttttttttttttttttttttttttgccatttaacCCACTCAGTTTACATAATAGGCTAAGGAAGTTTATATTTAAATgtcatgacttttctccccttagagaatatataaatggccgggcgtggtggcgcatgcctttaatcccagcactcgggaggcagaggtaggaggatcgccatgagttcaaggccaccctgagactacagagttaattccaggttagcctgaaccagagtgagaccctacctcgaaaaaccgaaaaaaaagaaaagaaaagagaatatatAAATGTACCGATTTGTCTAGATAGCATGTTAAGATTGAAAATGTACCAAGTCAGATATTCTTTTTTGCTGATACAAAAGACTCTGGTGAAGGAAAGTTTTACACTTTAAGTTTGTTTCCTTGAATGCATTAAGGTCATTGAGCTTACTGTAGTTAGATTATCGGGAGAAATGAGCTGAATGACAGAAGTCTCCTGCATCTCGGCTATGGGAGATAAGAGCTTTGTGAAACAGTGTAGTAGACATGGCTGAGACCAGAGGCCAGGGCGGGGGAGAAGGATGGGAACGCTCAGTGCTAGGGCCATTCGAGTATGTGTTGGGTTCACCTTGATAGCAGTGGAGAAGACACATCACTATGCCATCCTGCCCGCTTGTGGGGTGGGAATATGTATAGCCAAGCTAAACTAGCATTAGAAAGATAAGTGCACCCAGAGTACAAGACTGCCCACCTGTCACATATTTGACACTGAGATCACGACCCAGAGGCTGAGAAGGAAGGTTTGACATGCAGcctttggtgttttttttgtcCACAAAGCCCTATCAATGGTCATTGTTTTCATGTTAAGGCTCTGGTGCCACTGAGGTCTTGGCTCACCTGacaggggaggcagagccagggtaAACTGGTGGCATTTAGTTGGTTACTGGGATGGGTCAGAAGCCATGTACATCCTCATCTTCACGCCTCACCCAGGCCTGGGGACTGGCCCGGTGTTACCAGAGCGAGTTCACCTGCCGTGGAGCCCGGGGCTGGCCCGCGGGGAAATGGGCGATGCTGCCACTCAGTGCTGTGGGGACTCAGGTTCACCTGTGAAGTTGGGGTACGAGCTAGGGTGGGGTTGTTTGGGTGTAGCTGG
The nucleotide sequence above comes from Jaculus jaculus isolate mJacJac1 chromosome 7, mJacJac1.mat.Y.cur, whole genome shotgun sequence. Encoded proteins:
- the Rtn1 gene encoding reticulon-1 isoform X2, with the translated sequence MQATADSTKMDCVWSNWRSQAIDLLYWRDIKQTGIVFGSFLLLLFSLTQFSVVSVVAYLALAALSATISFRIYKSVLQAVQKTDEGHPFKAYLELEITLSQEQIQKYTDCLQLYVNSTLKELRRLFLVQDLVDSLKFAVLMWLLTYVGALFNGLTLLLMAVVSMFTLPVVYVKHQAQIDQYLGLVRTHINAVVAKIQAKIPGAKRHTE